Proteins encoded by one window of Homoserinimonas aerilata:
- a CDS encoding (Fe-S)-binding protein, with protein sequence LLNPGVLVAPRPLDADLRRPQALPLPKVRGFALDHDGGDFTKAVHRCVGVGKCRADNTASGGFMCPSYLATGDEKDSTRGRARVLQEMANGTLVTGGWQSPEVQESLDLCLSCKACASDCPAGVDMAAYKSEALFRRYEGRMRPVTHYVLGWLPRWARLASPFARILNPLLQWRPLQRLVLWAGGMDARRSVPRFADVSFSRSRRTPRGLRDRALARSSRNQPTQNSRAGLETAALEGGTSTSGLPTTRGLRDRALARSSRNPAPRVLVWADSFSDNFSPSIAHASVAVLEAAGYEVVTPKPVCCGLTWITTGQLTAARAKLSALLDEFTPYVDAGVPILGLEPSCTAVLRSDLLELLPDDPRSARVAAATHTLAELLAAPEPIGPGARWSPPRLDGTDVLVQPHCHQHAVMGFDADTRLLEGLGASVTALAGCCGLAGNFGMEKGHYEVSVAVAENALLPALRTRASETVFLADGFSCRTQADQLGATRGIHLAELLAEAL encoded by the coding sequence TCTCCTCAACCCGGGCGTGCTCGTCGCCCCGCGTCCGCTCGACGCCGACCTGCGCCGACCGCAGGCGCTGCCCTTGCCGAAGGTGCGCGGCTTCGCCCTCGACCACGACGGCGGCGACTTCACAAAAGCCGTGCACCGCTGCGTCGGAGTCGGCAAATGCCGGGCCGACAACACGGCATCCGGCGGCTTCATGTGCCCGTCATACCTCGCCACGGGTGACGAGAAGGACTCGACTCGCGGCCGCGCCCGCGTGCTGCAGGAGATGGCCAACGGAACCCTCGTCACCGGCGGATGGCAGTCACCCGAAGTGCAGGAATCGCTCGACCTGTGCCTCTCATGCAAAGCCTGCGCGAGCGACTGCCCGGCCGGCGTCGACATGGCCGCCTACAAGTCGGAGGCGCTGTTCAGACGCTACGAGGGGCGGATGCGACCGGTCACCCACTACGTGCTCGGCTGGCTGCCGCGGTGGGCGCGCCTTGCGTCGCCGTTCGCCCGCATCCTGAACCCGCTGCTGCAGTGGCGGCCCCTGCAGCGGCTCGTGCTGTGGGCCGGAGGAATGGATGCGCGCCGCAGCGTGCCGCGCTTCGCGGACGTGTCGTTCAGCAGGAGCCGCCGCACCCCACGCGGGTTGAGGGATCGCGCTCTGGCGCGATCGTCTCGAAACCAGCCCACCCAAAACTCGCGCGCCGGTCTCGAGACTGCCGCCCTAGAGGGCGGCACCTCGACCAGCGGGTTGCCCACTACTCGCGGGTTGAGGGATCGCGCTCTGGCGCGATCGTCTCGAAACCCAGCCCCCCGCGTGCTCGTCTGGGCCGACTCGTTCAGCGACAACTTCTCGCCGTCGATCGCGCACGCATCCGTCGCCGTTCTCGAGGCGGCAGGCTACGAGGTTGTCACCCCGAAGCCGGTCTGCTGCGGGCTCACCTGGATCACGACCGGCCAGCTGACGGCCGCCCGCGCGAAGCTCTCCGCGCTGCTCGACGAGTTCACGCCGTATGTCGACGCGGGCGTGCCGATCCTCGGGCTCGAACCGTCGTGCACGGCCGTGCTGCGCTCCGATCTGCTGGAGCTGCTGCCCGACGACCCGCGCTCCGCCCGAGTCGCCGCGGCAACCCACACGCTCGCCGAACTGCTCGCCGCGCCCGAACCGATTGGCCCCGGCGCGCGCTGGTCGCCGCCGCGCCTCGACGGAACCGATGTACTCGTGCAGCCGCACTGCCACCAGCACGCCGTCATGGGTTTCGACGCTGACACCCGCCTGCTGGAGGGGCTCGGAGCATCCGTCACCGCGCTCGCCGGATGCTGTGGGCTGGCCGGCAACTTCGGCATGGAGAAGGGGCACTACGAGGTGTCGGTCGCCGTCGCGGAGAACGCGTTGCTGCCGGCGCTGCGCACGCGGGCGAGTGAGACGGTGTTCCTTGCGGACGGGTTCTCGTGCCGCACGCAGGCCGACCAGTTGGGCGCGACCCGCGGCATCCACCTGGCGGAGCTCCTCGCGGAGGCGCTGTAG
- a CDS encoding homoserine dehydrogenase, with amino-acid sequence MNIEALLKEADGAPIRIALTGANGAYARTLLAQLLLVPSLHPAILCDLDLEGLRATLSELGYPAERLVLAAEASDAPSDAIILSDDVTSIGELGFDILVEATGNPAIGYQAALSALESGHHVAMVSKEVDSIAGSHLLRVAARNDVVYTLAGGDQPANLLGLISWVRTLGLDIVAVGKSSEYDLVLDPDTGQLSQLDETIDGSGMLDHLDLGTSVTETLAKRAEVVEALNRRATADYCEMAVVATNGGFSADVERLHYPVARTAELADIYSLQEDGGILSAPGRIDVFSALRLRGEASFAGGVFVVVRTHDSATWRILAEKGHVVSRNERYAAIYLPYHFMGIETPLTLLAIARLGLATGYSQARGDTLLAGRAARDLPTGTVLSMGGHHHDVAGVNPVLVERGTVPVGTAPLYVLSFATTVRDIRAGELIAIDDVSGYDPVLLAASTTS; translated from the coding sequence GTGAATATAGAAGCCCTCCTGAAGGAGGCCGACGGTGCCCCGATCAGGATCGCCCTCACCGGTGCGAACGGCGCCTATGCGCGTACCCTGCTCGCGCAGCTGCTGCTCGTGCCCTCACTTCACCCCGCGATCCTGTGCGACCTCGACCTCGAAGGGCTGCGCGCCACACTCAGCGAGCTGGGTTACCCCGCCGAGCGCCTCGTCCTGGCGGCCGAAGCATCCGATGCCCCCTCCGATGCGATCATCCTCAGTGACGATGTGACCTCGATCGGCGAACTCGGTTTCGACATCCTCGTCGAGGCCACCGGAAACCCGGCCATCGGCTACCAAGCGGCGCTCTCGGCACTCGAATCGGGCCACCACGTCGCCATGGTGAGCAAAGAGGTCGACTCGATCGCCGGCAGCCACCTGCTGCGCGTGGCCGCCCGCAACGACGTCGTCTATACACTCGCGGGGGGAGACCAGCCGGCGAACCTCCTCGGCCTCATCAGCTGGGTGCGCACGCTCGGCCTCGACATCGTCGCCGTCGGCAAATCCAGCGAATACGACCTCGTGCTCGACCCAGACACGGGCCAGCTCAGCCAACTCGACGAGACGATCGACGGCTCCGGGATGCTCGACCACCTCGACCTCGGCACCAGCGTCACAGAGACCCTCGCGAAGAGGGCCGAAGTGGTCGAGGCATTGAACCGCCGCGCAACCGCCGACTACTGCGAGATGGCGGTCGTCGCCACCAACGGGGGCTTCTCGGCCGACGTCGAACGGCTGCACTACCCCGTCGCCCGCACTGCCGAACTTGCCGACATCTACTCGCTCCAAGAAGACGGAGGCATTCTCTCCGCGCCCGGACGGATCGACGTCTTCAGCGCGCTCCGCCTGCGCGGCGAGGCCAGCTTCGCCGGCGGCGTCTTCGTCGTCGTGCGCACCCACGACTCGGCCACCTGGCGCATCCTTGCCGAGAAAGGCCACGTCGTCAGCCGCAACGAGCGCTACGCCGCCATCTACCTGCCGTACCACTTCATGGGCATCGAAACCCCGCTGACGCTGCTCGCCATCGCGCGGCTCGGGCTCGCGACCGGTTACTCGCAGGCGCGCGGCGACACCCTTCTCGCCGGGCGCGCAGCTCGCGACCTTCCCACCGGAACAGTTCTCAGCATGGGCGGCCACCACCACGATGTCGCGGGTGTGAACCCCGTGCTCGTCGAGCGCGGAACAGTGCCGGTGGGCACAGCACCCCTCTACGTGCTCTCGTTCGCCACGACCGTGCGAGACATCCGAGCGGGCGAACTCATCGCCATCGACGATGTGAGCGGCTACGACCCCGTTCTGCTCGCCGCCTCCACAACATCCTGA
- a CDS encoding amidohydrolase family protein produces MPETDAAAAGYDGPVIDAHHHVWDLRRNLHPWLTPEGKVAHRYGDYSAIKHDYLAADFLDDIEGTPVEASVYMEAEWDPSDPLGEVEYIREISATTGVPGAMAAQAWLNAPDLAEVLSSYAATGIVRSVRHKPGGPATLAAVGSERTLMSDDAWRAGYALLEEHGMHFELQTPWWNLPEAVELAKDFPATTLVINHSGVLLDREPETLAGWRAAIDAAAALPNVVIKASGLCVEGVPWSVDLNARVVLDMVAAFGAERVMFGSNFPVDGMFTTYRGLLDGYREITSVLSASEQRAFFHDTAARVYRPTPIVGDSVL; encoded by the coding sequence ATGCCTGAGACGGATGCCGCGGCGGCGGGCTATGACGGACCCGTCATCGACGCCCACCACCACGTCTGGGACCTCCGACGCAACCTCCACCCCTGGCTGACCCCCGAGGGCAAAGTGGCACACCGCTACGGTGACTACAGCGCCATCAAGCACGACTATCTGGCCGCCGACTTCCTCGACGACATCGAGGGCACGCCGGTCGAAGCCAGCGTGTACATGGAAGCCGAATGGGATCCGAGCGACCCTCTCGGCGAGGTCGAGTACATCCGTGAGATCAGTGCGACCACAGGCGTGCCGGGGGCGATGGCCGCGCAGGCGTGGCTGAACGCGCCGGATCTGGCCGAAGTCCTCTCCTCCTACGCGGCGACGGGCATAGTGCGCAGCGTTCGGCACAAGCCCGGCGGCCCAGCGACACTCGCTGCCGTCGGAAGCGAGCGCACGCTCATGAGCGACGACGCGTGGAGGGCTGGCTACGCCCTCCTCGAGGAGCACGGGATGCACTTCGAGCTGCAGACACCGTGGTGGAACCTTCCCGAGGCCGTCGAACTGGCGAAGGACTTCCCGGCCACGACCCTCGTGATCAACCACTCCGGCGTGCTGCTCGACCGCGAGCCGGAAACGCTCGCAGGATGGCGCGCAGCCATCGACGCGGCCGCCGCCCTTCCGAATGTGGTGATCAAAGCATCCGGGCTCTGTGTCGAAGGCGTGCCGTGGAGTGTCGACCTCAACGCCCGCGTCGTGCTCGACATGGTTGCCGCTTTCGGGGCAGAGCGCGTCATGTTCGGCAGCAACTTTCCGGTCGACGGCATGTTCACGACATACCGCGGGCTGCTCGACGGTTACCGCGAGATCACGAGCGTGCTCTCGGCATCTGAGCAGCGCGCGTTCTTCCACGATACGGCGGCGCGAGTGTACCGGCCGACGCCGATCGTGGGCGATTCAGTACTCTAG
- a CDS encoding DeoR/GlpR family DNA-binding transcription regulator produces the protein MAQNPTSEAPLIPEQRREKILRQLHREQVLSVHQLTEMLGVSHMTVRRDIAALETDGKALGIPGGVRLASHVRTEPSRVDKSALEPQRKAGIARVAAGLIRDEMVIYLDAGTTTLAIVPHLAGLTGLTVITNDFAIVDELSLLGGVEAVHIGGQVEWANRSTVGTIAARTLARLNTDLAFISASSWSMHHGVTTPSPGKVEVKMAAISSTSDAVLVADSSKYGTFSMYSAVELREFSSIVTDSELSEGAAEGIRALDVELTLAPPAE, from the coding sequence ATGGCCCAGAACCCGACCTCGGAAGCGCCGCTCATTCCCGAGCAGCGTAGGGAGAAGATACTGCGCCAGCTGCACCGGGAGCAGGTTCTGAGCGTCCACCAGCTCACCGAGATGCTGGGGGTCTCCCATATGACGGTGCGGCGAGACATCGCCGCACTGGAGACGGATGGGAAGGCCCTCGGCATCCCGGGCGGCGTGCGGCTGGCGAGCCATGTGCGTACCGAACCGAGCCGCGTCGACAAGTCGGCGCTCGAGCCGCAGCGAAAGGCAGGCATCGCACGCGTCGCCGCCGGGCTCATCCGCGACGAGATGGTGATCTATCTGGATGCGGGAACAACGACGCTCGCGATCGTCCCGCACCTCGCGGGCCTCACAGGGCTCACCGTCATCACCAATGACTTCGCCATCGTCGACGAGCTGTCGCTGCTCGGCGGCGTCGAGGCCGTGCACATCGGCGGTCAGGTCGAATGGGCCAACCGTTCCACCGTCGGAACGATAGCGGCGCGCACGCTCGCACGGCTCAACACCGATCTTGCCTTCATCAGCGCGAGCTCGTGGAGTATGCACCACGGCGTGACAACCCCGTCGCCGGGCAAGGTCGAGGTGAAGATGGCGGCCATCTCGTCGACCTCCGACGCGGTGCTCGTCGCCGACAGCTCCAAGTACGGCACCTTCAGCATGTATTCGGCGGTCGAGCTGCGTGAGTTCAGCTCCATCGTGACCGACTCCGAGCTGAGCGAGGGGGCCGCGGAGGGCATCCGCGCCCTCGATGTCGAGCTCACGCTCGCGCCCCCGGCGGAATAG
- a CDS encoding MFS transporter translates to MSSSATATKPRATGKATSVRWSIVVVLFVFYTINCIDRAALGVALPSITEDFHLSPTMQGVILSAFFWSYCLLQIPGGLAADKFGPRRVIGVAAAIWGAFTAFAGLAVNGVMLILARVGLGAFEAPYMASASKLVAAWMPPKRRASGVTLIDSGAPLGAAIGGLLIAWLISTTGSWRWSFLIIGVSTIVIGILVALYIRNKPHEHPHVNEQEIALIEVPAEAEGEKPGLSKANIVAMVIGRLAWAMVFWGLVTWGPSYLSAARGLDLKAMGFAIFLIFLCGAIGEILSGFLADQLQKRFSRNVSFKLLFGGSGALSLAALVALPMVSDAGVAVALLCVGVFFNLFGGLYWTIPAMLAKPDRVGLVGGVMNFAGTSAGIIVPIVAGVLLEITGGYTAVLIFLAGAALVYLVGSLSINFNGTKKSDTQEKELAHA, encoded by the coding sequence ATGAGTTCATCAGCCACGGCCACCAAGCCTCGAGCCACAGGCAAGGCCACGAGCGTCCGCTGGAGCATCGTCGTCGTGCTGTTCGTGTTCTACACGATCAACTGCATCGACCGCGCCGCCCTGGGTGTCGCGCTGCCATCGATCACAGAAGACTTCCACCTGTCCCCGACGATGCAGGGCGTCATCCTCAGTGCCTTCTTCTGGAGCTACTGCCTGCTGCAGATCCCCGGAGGCCTCGCCGCTGACAAATTCGGCCCGCGCCGAGTCATTGGCGTCGCCGCCGCCATCTGGGGTGCCTTCACCGCCTTTGCCGGCCTCGCCGTCAACGGCGTCATGCTCATCCTCGCCCGCGTCGGACTCGGCGCATTCGAGGCGCCCTACATGGCGTCCGCGAGCAAGCTTGTCGCAGCCTGGATGCCGCCCAAGCGTCGCGCCAGTGGCGTCACGCTCATCGACTCCGGGGCACCGCTGGGTGCCGCGATCGGCGGCCTTCTCATCGCCTGGCTGATCTCGACCACCGGGTCGTGGCGCTGGTCCTTCCTCATCATCGGTGTCTCGACAATCGTCATCGGCATCCTCGTAGCCCTCTACATCCGCAACAAGCCTCACGAGCACCCGCACGTCAACGAGCAGGAGATCGCCCTCATCGAGGTCCCGGCCGAAGCCGAGGGTGAGAAGCCTGGCCTGAGCAAAGCCAACATCGTCGCGATGGTCATCGGTCGTCTCGCCTGGGCGATGGTCTTCTGGGGTCTCGTCACCTGGGGCCCGAGCTACCTGAGCGCGGCCCGCGGGCTCGACCTCAAGGCCATGGGTTTCGCGATCTTCCTCATCTTCCTCTGCGGCGCAATCGGAGAAATCCTCTCCGGCTTCCTCGCCGACCAGCTCCAGAAGCGCTTCTCCCGCAACGTCTCGTTCAAGCTCCTCTTCGGAGGCTCCGGGGCACTGAGTCTCGCCGCGCTCGTCGCGCTTCCGATGGTGTCGGATGCGGGAGTCGCCGTCGCCCTCCTCTGCGTCGGCGTGTTCTTCAACCTGTTCGGCGGCCTCTACTGGACCATCCCGGCGATGCTCGCCAAGCCTGACCGCGTCGGCCTCGTCGGCGGCGTCATGAACTTCGCCGGAACATCCGCCGGAATCATCGTGCCCATCGTGGCCGGAGTCCTCCTCGAGATCACGGGCGGCTACACCGCGGTGCTGATCTTCCTTGCCGGGGCAGCACTCGTCTACCTCGTCGGCTCACTGTCGATCAACTTCAACGGCACCAAGAAGAGCGACACGCAGGAGAAGGAACTGGCGCATGCCTGA
- the otnK gene encoding 3-oxo-tetronate kinase yields MQLLGCIADDFTGATDIGAALVKAGYRTAVTIGHATVESADSVDAVVVALKTRTTPVDDAVDASTAAYDALVAAGADRFYFKYCSTFDSTETGNIGPVTDALLDRTGASTAIMVPSFPANGRTVYQGHLFVGDALLSDSSMRNHPLTPMTDANLERVLAPQTSRPVRRIGLATVRGEQDALTAAITETPGLVILDAIDDSDLARIAAATPAEVLLTGGAGLAAQLTPKEPREAAGALTPTPGRRLVVSGSASEATRGQVSAASDRMPSLHLDLDALGERFDAEIDRILDWAEDHWAAQPDAPVLVYATGSAADLEATATTREEASELIEAALARIASRGVDAGVRQLIVAGGETSGSVVSALGITELLIGPEIAPGVVWANATVDAGPTISIALKSGNFGSEDMFSTAWEHLA; encoded by the coding sequence ATGCAACTTCTCGGCTGCATTGCCGACGACTTCACGGGCGCAACCGACATCGGGGCCGCCCTCGTGAAGGCCGGATACCGCACCGCCGTCACGATAGGACACGCCACCGTCGAGTCGGCCGACAGCGTCGACGCGGTCGTCGTCGCCCTCAAGACGCGCACCACACCCGTCGACGACGCCGTCGACGCCAGCACCGCCGCCTACGACGCCCTCGTCGCGGCGGGAGCAGACCGCTTCTACTTCAAGTACTGCTCCACCTTCGACTCCACAGAGACCGGCAACATCGGCCCCGTCACGGATGCCCTCCTCGACCGTACCGGCGCAAGCACCGCCATCATGGTCCCCAGCTTCCCCGCCAACGGCAGGACCGTCTACCAGGGCCACCTCTTCGTCGGCGACGCACTCCTCAGCGACAGCTCCATGCGCAACCACCCGCTCACCCCCATGACCGATGCGAACCTCGAACGCGTGCTCGCACCGCAGACGAGTCGGCCGGTGCGCCGCATCGGGCTTGCCACCGTGCGCGGTGAACAGGATGCGCTCACCGCCGCCATCACAGAAACGCCAGGCCTCGTCATCCTCGACGCCATCGACGACAGCGACCTCGCCAGGATCGCCGCCGCAACCCCGGCCGAGGTACTGCTCACGGGAGGCGCCGGACTCGCCGCACAGCTCACGCCGAAAGAACCGCGTGAGGCGGCAGGCGCCCTCACGCCCACGCCCGGCCGACGACTCGTCGTCAGCGGGTCCGCATCCGAGGCGACGCGCGGCCAGGTGAGCGCAGCATCCGATCGGATGCCCTCCCTCCACCTCGACCTCGACGCGCTCGGCGAGCGCTTCGATGCAGAGATCGACCGCATCCTCGACTGGGCTGAAGACCACTGGGCTGCCCAGCCGGATGCCCCCGTGCTCGTCTACGCGACAGGCTCAGCGGCAGACCTCGAGGCGACGGCGACGACGCGGGAGGAGGCATCCGAACTCATCGAGGCGGCACTGGCCCGCATCGCAAGCCGCGGGGTCGACGCCGGCGTACGCCAACTCATCGTCGCCGGCGGCGAAACGTCAGGCTCCGTCGTCTCCGCACTCGGCATCACCGAGTTGCTCATCGGCCCAGAGATCGCCCCCGGCGTGGTCTGGGCGAACGCCACAGTCGACGCGGGCCCGACCATCTCCATCGCCCTCAAGTCCGGCAACTTCGGATCAGAAGACATGTTCAGCACAGCCTGGGAGCACCTCGCATGA
- a CDS encoding zinc ribbon domain-containing protein, with protein MPTCPSCARQLSPEWKFCIHCGADLSAAEPAAPITDAPAPLLEVPVADAPVADAPVADAPLADAPTSVAEIREAIQGETVPAAIRPEPAQTASDTAGDASETPAAPASRRTAQKTERQKTKLDVPLLIGVVLGIAGVALIVYMGIELFGPGR; from the coding sequence ATGCCCACCTGCCCCAGCTGTGCCCGGCAGCTCTCGCCCGAATGGAAATTCTGCATTCACTGCGGCGCAGACCTGAGCGCCGCAGAGCCCGCCGCCCCCATCACGGATGCGCCCGCGCCCCTCCTCGAGGTGCCGGTCGCGGATGCGCCAGTTGCTGATGCGCCAGTTGCGGATGCCCCGCTTGCGGATGCCCCCACGAGCGTCGCCGAGATACGGGAGGCCATTCAGGGCGAGACGGTGCCCGCGGCCATCCGCCCGGAACCGGCGCAGACCGCATCCGACACTGCTGGCGACGCATCCGAAACGCCCGCCGCCCCCGCGAGCCGCAGGACCGCGCAGAAGACGGAACGGCAGAAGACGAAACTCGACGTACCGCTGCTCATCGGCGTCGTGCTGGGCATCGCCGGCGTCGCCCTCATCGTCTACATGGGCATCGAACTGTTCGGGCCCGGCCGCTGA
- a CDS encoding class II aldolase/adducin family protein, protein MTDKRNRLIEAGRELVDAGLSPGRSGNMSIRDGDTILMTPTNSSLGSLRADELSVVALDGTHLDGPRPSKEVPLHLAMYARDPRDTAVVHVHSASATALSCLEPWSAHTAIMPVTPYLLMKVGQVPLFPYFAPGDPRQADAIRSSPLEFRGALLANHGSIAAFPTLAQAQTAVGEIEEAAQTALLLHGRPYRLLDDAQIRELTTANGTPWTPAQAREGVATTV, encoded by the coding sequence ATGACAGACAAGAGAAACCGCCTCATCGAGGCGGGCCGCGAATTGGTCGACGCCGGCCTGAGCCCCGGTCGTTCCGGCAATATGAGCATCCGCGACGGCGACACCATCCTCATGACCCCCACCAACTCGAGCCTCGGCTCGCTGCGCGCCGATGAACTCTCCGTTGTCGCACTCGATGGCACCCACCTCGACGGCCCTCGCCCCTCCAAAGAGGTTCCCCTGCATCTGGCGATGTATGCGCGCGACCCCCGCGACACCGCAGTCGTGCATGTGCACTCGGCGAGCGCCACCGCACTGTCCTGCCTCGAACCGTGGAGTGCGCACACCGCCATCATGCCGGTGACCCCCTACCTGCTGATGAAGGTCGGCCAGGTGCCGCTGTTCCCGTACTTCGCGCCGGGCGATCCGCGACAGGCAGACGCCATCCGCAGCAGCCCGCTCGAGTTCCGCGGGGCGCTGCTCGCCAACCACGGCTCCATCGCCGCGTTCCCCACCCTTGCCCAAGCCCAGACTGCCGTCGGCGAGATCGAGGAGGCGGCACAGACCGCACTCCTGCTTCACGGGCGCCCCTACCGGTTGCTCGATGACGCGCAGATCCGCGAACTCACCACCGCCAACGGCACGCCCTGGACACCAGCGCAGGCCCGCGAGGGTGTCGCGACGACGGTGTAG
- a CDS encoding Bax inhibitor-1/YccA family protein encodes MANPAFSNSPAFASGAKAASYTKPVSSEELDAMYGRPSATPTDTGRMSYEDTIVKTLIAFAVLVATAVVGWMVPILMIPGAIAGLVLALVNIFKKQPSRGLILAYAAAEGLFVGGISYVFGSGFGYDIVPQAVFGTLGVVGVTLALFLSGKVRATPKMTKIFLVGMVGYAMFSLVNFGLVAFGATESMFGLRDANPIVSIGLGILIVLLAAYSLVMDFENVKTGVERGAPRVFGWQAAFGIMVTVVWLYVEILRLLAIFRD; translated from the coding sequence ATGGCCAACCCCGCATTCAGCAACTCCCCCGCCTTCGCCTCCGGCGCCAAGGCCGCCAGCTACACGAAGCCCGTCTCGAGTGAAGAGCTCGACGCCATGTACGGCCGCCCGTCGGCCACGCCCACCGACACGGGTCGCATGAGCTACGAGGACACCATCGTGAAGACGCTCATCGCCTTCGCGGTGCTCGTCGCCACGGCCGTCGTCGGCTGGATGGTTCCGATCCTGATGATCCCGGGTGCCATCGCCGGCCTCGTGCTCGCGCTCGTCAACATCTTCAAGAAGCAGCCGTCGCGCGGGCTGATCCTCGCCTACGCGGCCGCAGAAGGCCTCTTCGTCGGTGGAATCTCCTACGTTTTCGGTAGCGGCTTCGGCTACGACATCGTGCCGCAGGCCGTGTTCGGAACGCTCGGCGTCGTCGGCGTGACGCTCGCCCTGTTCCTCAGCGGCAAGGTGCGCGCCACCCCCAAGATGACGAAGATCTTCCTCGTCGGCATGGTCGGCTACGCCATGTTCTCGCTCGTCAACTTCGGCCTCGTCGCATTCGGCGCCACCGAAAGCATGTTCGGCCTGCGCGACGCGAACCCGATCGTGAGCATCGGCCTCGGCATCCTCATCGTGCTGCTCGCCGCATACTCGCTCGTCATGGACTTCGAGAATGTGAAGACCGGCGTCGAGCGCGGCGCCCCGCGCGTGTTCGGATGGCAGGCCGCGTTCGGCATCATGGTCACCGTCGTGTGGCTGTACGTCGAGATCCTGCGCCTCCTCGCCATCTTCCGCGACTAG
- a CDS encoding glycerophosphodiester phosphodiesterase family protein has protein sequence MARHPARPSLGPASRPLVIAHRGASGYRPEHSRAAYELAFAMGADAVEPDIVPTRDGVLVLRHENEISGTTDVAEHPEFASRRATKTIDGIALTGWFTEDFTWAELSTLRVRERLPKLRDASTTFDGADGILRLTDLLAMLDAAGRPVGLVAEIKHAAYFESIGLPLDELFAAELRQAGWANDERLTVESFELDVLHLIRGRGIRASYVYLVEASGAPADRVARDGDAARAYADDVTPNGLAELALLVDGISVDKRMLLRADADGNTLGLGTIVERAHAHGLTVFCWTLRAENRFLGKNLRRPGGAARWGNWLEEFQLILSSGIDGVFADQPDLAIEARARL, from the coding sequence GTGGCGCGCCATCCGGCCAGGCCGTCGCTCGGCCCAGCATCCCGCCCGCTGGTGATCGCGCATCGCGGTGCGAGCGGCTACCGCCCGGAGCACAGCCGTGCCGCCTACGAGCTGGCCTTCGCCATGGGTGCCGACGCGGTCGAGCCGGACATCGTGCCGACCCGCGACGGCGTGCTCGTGCTGCGCCACGAGAACGAGATCTCGGGCACGACGGATGTTGCCGAGCATCCGGAGTTCGCGTCCCGCAGGGCCACCAAGACGATCGACGGCATCGCGCTCACCGGCTGGTTCACGGAGGACTTCACGTGGGCCGAGCTGAGCACGCTGCGGGTGCGCGAGCGGCTGCCGAAGCTGCGCGATGCGAGCACCACCTTCGACGGTGCGGACGGCATCCTGAGGCTCACCGATCTGCTGGCGATGCTGGATGCGGCCGGTCGGCCGGTCGGGTTGGTCGCCGAGATCAAGCACGCCGCCTACTTCGAGTCGATCGGGCTGCCGCTCGACGAGCTGTTCGCGGCCGAACTTCGGCAGGCCGGGTGGGCGAACGACGAGCGCCTCACCGTGGAAAGCTTCGAACTCGATGTGCTGCATCTGATCCGCGGCCGAGGCATCCGCGCATCGTATGTGTATCTCGTGGAGGCGAGCGGGGCGCCCGCCGACAGGGTCGCCCGCGATGGTGACGCCGCCCGCGCCTACGCCGACGATGTGACCCCGAACGGGCTGGCCGAGCTGGCGCTGCTCGTCGACGGCATCAGTGTCGACAAGCGGATGCTGCTGCGAGCGGATGCGGACGGCAACACCCTGGGGCTGGGCACGATCGTCGAGCGGGCGCACGCCCACGGGCTGACCGTGTTCTGCTGGACCCTGCGTGCGGAGAACCGCTTTCTGGGCAAGAACCTGCGCAGGCCGGGCGGCGCCGCCCGCTGGGGCAACTGGCTGGAGGAGTTCCAGCTGATCCTCTCCTCGGGCATCGACGGCGTCTTCGCCGACCAGCCCGACTTGGCGATCGAGGCGCGGGCGCGGCTCTGA